The region GGGCTTCGGGTTCACGTCGCTGGGGCTCCAGCAGAAGTTCCTCGGCGACGCGCTCTCGCTCAGCCTCCGCCTCAACGATCCGTTCTCCACGACGCGCTTCGAGTTCGAGTCGGAGAACGAGGCGTACTCGGAGCTAGGCATCCGCGACCCGGCGCAGCGCTCGTTCTCCGCGACGCTGACGTGGACCTTCGGGAAGCCGGCCGAGCGCCGCCGGACGCAGCAGCAAGGGCAACAAGGCGGCGGCATGGACGACGGCGGCATCGGCCTCTGACCCGCTCCCGGCGAGATGCGAGGCGGCGCGCTGCGCTGGACGTTAGAGGATGGGGCGCACGGCCGGCTCGGTCCTCCAAATGTCCGGCGCGGCGGGACCCGCCGGGTGGGATCGTCGTTCTGCACCCCATGCCCCGCAATCGCGCCAGCCGCCCCGCCCCGTACCTCGCCGAACTCGCCTCGCCGCTGAGCGCCGAGGCCCCGCCGTCGCTCGGCCCGCGGCTCCGCGTGGCGACGTACAACGTCCACCGCTGGGCGGGCGTCCGGGGCGGGCGGAAGTACGAGCCCGAGCCGGTCCTCACCGTCCTCGGTGAACTCGACGCCGACGTGATCGCGCTGCAGGAGGTCCTCCGCCCGTGGGACAACGGCGACCCGCTGCGCGAGGCGTCGCAGCGGCTCGGCTTCCACCTCGCGTTCGTCGTCACCCGAATCCACAAGCGTGGCGCGCTCGGGAATGCGATCCTCTCGCGCTGGCCCCTCGCCCACGCCGAGGCTATCGACCTCTCATTCGGGCGGCTGGAGCGACGCGCCGCCCTCGCCGTCCGCCTCACCGACGCCGACGGGACCCCGCCGCTGTCGGTCGCCTCGACGCACCTCGCGATCGTGGACCGAACGCGGACGCGGCAGGTCGAGGCCCTCCTCGATCACCCGCACTTCAACGATGGGCCGTCCGTGCTCCTCGGCGACATGAATGCGTGGCGGAAGAACCCGGCGTCGCGCAACCTGCAAGGCTTCGCCGAGCGGCACCACAACCGGGCGTGGCCGCCGTCGTACCCGAGCGTCCGCCCCGTCCTCGCGCTCGACCGGGTGTACGCGCGCGGCGTCCACGTCGAGGATCTGCACGCGCACGAGAGCGCGGCGAGCCGGCAGGCGTCGGACCACCTCCCCGTCGTCGGCACGGTGGTGCTGGACGACTATTGAGCGATACGTGCGGTCGCAACCCGGTGATGGACACGTCGTAGGGCGAGGTATCCGTACTCGTTCCCCTACGCCGACCGCCATGCTCCCACGCGCTACGCTCCTCGCCCTCCTCGTCTCGCTCGCTTTCTGCACCCCGCCCGCC is a window of Rhodothermales bacterium DNA encoding:
- a CDS encoding endonuclease/exonuclease/phosphatase family protein encodes the protein MPRNRASRPAPYLAELASPLSAEAPPSLGPRLRVATYNVHRWAGVRGGRKYEPEPVLTVLGELDADVIALQEVLRPWDNGDPLREASQRLGFHLAFVVTRIHKRGALGNAILSRWPLAHAEAIDLSFGRLERRAALAVRLTDADGTPPLSVASTHLAIVDRTRTRQVEALLDHPHFNDGPSVLLGDMNAWRKNPASRNLQGFAERHHNRAWPPSYPSVRPVLALDRVYARGVHVEDLHAHESAASRQASDHLPVVGTVVLDDY